The Crassostrea angulata isolate pt1a10 unplaced genomic scaffold, ASM2561291v2 HiC_scaffold_144, whole genome shotgun sequence genome has a window encoding:
- the LOC128169500 gene encoding putative nuclease HARBI1 — protein MATLGVLYIILENFFDDDHDIVHFWSLRNSTIGHLIAQSQFASRRPYLPRITGFAEDIIIPQFNSCDFKYHFRLSREMFEEILVHIGHRLASDHCGGLVETEPTKQLLIFACYMANTESMREVSLCFNVGLATVHRIIGRTCRIIIECLANVIRWPSSAEQQVIATRFQLNYMFPHTVGVLDGTHIRLSSCPGGDPDYINRKSFPSMQLQVVCDDTLLLTNIYTGWPGSTHDARVLRNSELFTRAEAGSCIDPDKLIIGDSAYPLKPWLVTPFRDNGRLNLQQRRFNRVLSSGRQVVERCIGHLKGRFRRSREIPVHKPEDIVSIIVSGCILHNLCIIHKDDVENFIEEDGNGHPNNYPNLFRNDVNGINRRLQIMAGLP, from the exons ATGGCTACCTTAGGTGTGCTATATATTATTCTGGAGAATTTTTTTGACGATGACCATGACATTGTACACTTTTGGAGTCTCAGAAATTCGACAATAGGGCATCTTATTGCCCAGAGTCAGTTTGCTTCCAGGCGACCATATTTGCCTCGGATAACAGGGTTTGCCGAAGATATTATTATACCCCAGTTTAATTCATGCGACTTTAAATACCACTTTCGCCTAAGCAGAGAGATGTTCGAGGAAATCCTTGTTCACATTGGACACAGGCTAGCTTCAGATCACTGTGGAGGACTGGTCGAGACAGAACCTACCAAACAGCTGCTAATATTTGCATGTTACATGGCTAACACCGAGTCCATGAGAGAAGTTAGCCTGTGCTTCAATGTTGGTCTTGCAACTGTGCATAGAATTATTGGGAGAACCTGCAGAATCATAATTGAGTGTCTTGCTAAT GTAATCAGATGGCCAAGTTCTGCTGAGCAACAAGTCATTGCTACAAGGTTTCAGCTGAACTACATGTTTCCTCACACAGTTGGTGTCCTTGACGGAACACATATTCGCCTATCTTCCTGCCCTGGAGGAGATCCCGATTACATAAACAGAAAATCGTTTCCCTCTATGCAGCTTCAG GTTGTGTGCGACGACACCCTTCTTCTAACTAACATCTACACTGGGTGGCCTGGAAGTACCCATGATGCAAGAGTATTGCGGAATTCCGAGCTGTTTACCAGAGCTGAAGCTGGCAGCTGTATTGACCCCGATAAACTCATCATAGGTGATAGTGCATATCCGCTAAAGCCATGGCTTGTAACCCCATTCAGGGATAATGGCAGACTGAATTTACAACAAAGACGCTTCAACCGTGTATTATCGTCAGGACGACAGGTTGTAGAGCGTTGTATAGGACATCTTAAAGGGCGATTTCGTCGTTCGCGAGAAATACCTGTTCATAAACCTGAAGATATTGTTTCTATCATAGTTTCAGGATGCATCTTGCACAACCTGTGCATTATACACAAGGATGATGTAGAAAATTTCATTGAGGAAGATGGAAACGGTCATCCAAACAATTATCCAAACTTATTTAGAAATGATGTGAATGGGATTAACAGAAGACTACAAATTATGGCAGGACTACCATAA